GACTCCTTGAATCGGATCAGAGCTGCCTGGATTCGCCATTTGGTTTGAATCAGGTCCGGCAATATTGCCCCAAGCATCTCCACTCACAAGGGATGTGACGTGGGCTCCTCCTGTAGCAGTAATGACTTCCACTTCCAGTCCCTCTTCCTCAAAATACCCCTCCTGTATGGCTAAATAAAGAGGCAGATAACCAATTAAATGAACAGGTTCGGCTATGACAATCTTCTTCAAGCCTTCCTCTGTCCCGCCACCAGAATCTTTTGAAGCACAGCCTGCAAGCAGCATCATAAGGCCTAATAAAGCAATCAGCAGCAGTTTGCCTTTCCGCACCATAAATCCCCCTTTTTTCTAAGTTGCGATTAGCCATCTCCCGGGAAAACACATCTTATTAAAGTTGCTGATACTTGTTCTAATAAAGGATGGTCATCGGTAAAATATATGGGAGGCAGCATTGTCTATATTCATGAATCTTACCTCCTGGCTCCAATTATTACGGAGCATTCCTGCCCTTTAACAGTATTTTCTCCACCCAGACCGTCGCGAAATACATTAGAATCGACAGTAAGGACAAGACAACAACTCCTACCCAGACGAGATTGATATTCATAATTTGTCCTGCATAAAGAATCATTCTGCCAATTCCTTGTCTGGAGCTGATAAATTCTCCGACAATTGTTCCTGCCAAGGCAAGGGCAATATTTATTTTTAATGAGCTCACAATCCATGGCATGCTTGTTGGAATAACAACCTTTGTGAATACGTGCCAGCGCTTTGCGCCAAGCGAATACATGAGCTTCTCTAAATCCTTATCAACTGCTTTCACACCGCTGTATGCAGCTAGTGCTGTGACGATAACCGTCATCATGAAGGCAAGCACCACTTTAGAGCTGAAGCCAATCCCAAAGAGAATAACTAGCACTGGTGCAAGAGCAAGCTTTGGAACCGCGTTAAATGCAATTAAATATGGCTCTGAAATGCGCGAGTAATAGTAGGACCACCAAAAGGATAAACCAAGCAGTGCACCAATAAAGGTTCCAAGAATAAAGCCGAGTACAGTCGATCCGCTTGTATAAATTAAATCATCGAGCAATGTTCCTTCTGTAAATGCTGTATATGCCGTACTCCATATAGTTGACGGACTGCTCCAATAATAAGAGTCAATAATCTGCCATCTAGCAAACAGTTCCCAAAACACAATCAGTAAAACTCCTAAAGCCCATTGTCCGTATAAGGTAATGCGTGATCTTCTTTTTGCTGCTTTCTCTTCATCTTCTATATACGGAAGGGGATTTTGATTCTGCTGCGCCAACGAAGACTCCTCCTTTCCTTTATTTTTCTGTTTTCAGCGTTTGCAGTACATGCTCTTTTAAATCAATAAATTCAGT
This DNA window, taken from Niallia sp. Man26, encodes the following:
- a CDS encoding ABC transporter permease is translated as MAQQNQNPLPYIEDEEKAAKRRSRITLYGQWALGVLLIVFWELFARWQIIDSYYWSSPSTIWSTAYTAFTEGTLLDDLIYTSGSTVLGFILGTFIGALLGLSFWWSYYYSRISEPYLIAFNAVPKLALAPVLVILFGIGFSSKVVLAFMMTVIVTALAAYSGVKAVDKDLEKLMYSLGAKRWHVFTKVVIPTSMPWIVSSLKINIALALAGTIVGEFISSRQGIGRMILYAGQIMNINLVWVGVVVLSLLSILMYFATVWVEKILLKGRNAP